TTACACATACTCGGTAAGCGGTACTGTAGCGGACGAATCTTATGAAGCCTGCATGATGCGGGAAATGCGTGAAGAGATCGGAATCTCAGTTCCTTTCCGGAAACTATTTAAGATCTCCTGTATTTTCGGAAACAAAGGAGCCTTCCACATGATATTTTCAGGTCGATGCTCGGCAAAAATTGCAAACTTAATTCGACCAGATCCCGAAGAAGCCGATTATGTTGAATGGATAGATCTGGAAGAATTGTACAGGGCTGTCAGAGCCGAACCTGAAAAATATACGCCTTCCCTGCGAGCAGGAATTATAAAAATCTTCCAGGAAGGATA
The Methanosarcina thermophila TM-1 genome window above contains:
- a CDS encoding Nudix hydrolase, whose amino-acid sequence is MVELISEVDKNDNFLRLRDREDFYSGEHIHRAAQLILLNPENEMLVQKRSSRKRWYPNRYTYSVSGTVADESYEACMMREMREEIGISVPFRKLFKISCIFGNKGAFHMIFSGRCSAKIANLIRPDPEEADYVEWIDLEELYRAVRAEPEKYTPSLRAGIIKIFQEGYEKYLF